The Watersipora subatra chromosome 1, tzWatSuba1.1, whole genome shotgun sequence genome has a window encoding:
- the LOC137385947 gene encoding early growth response protein 1-B-like, with protein sequence MIMDALDSLSHLAQVDQLALLEAVQNCSSNQQLADQDLLCIPDEDILTTPESLDTSINALDHMASNYIYNQESIMIPNHDCREQKQFGCDVYIKPEPKADYCQDYYGEKRLVLPTTSSCENMQISASMSLSTFSQADPMTVSDSLSSTSYLQQHHQQPSIQFKPIQSHQFSPQFSSSKPQTPEYNQANLTQTSVYHNQMKQARSNYTQYSPVSSHGSCSPERETCAVPDFSRQTSAPAQLPFPLEQYPLKPDTTYADQSLSHTLPNNRCSMSDPDLFNSRTNLDSNYCSQTDRWSTGNTSNFTVTRNQDMYASANVKQEPMDAYGYSGRACGSDRHVGARSMHMKGSNAIQAIHQAYQQGNLRILPIKQRKYPNRPSKTPPHERPYACPVESCDRRFSRSDELTRHIRIHTGQKPFQCRICLRAFSRSDHLTTHIRTHTGEKPFTCDVCGRKFARSDEKKRHSKVHLKQKTKKEKVETQVKLTETVSVAVTPSSQSSPHEPLSSSSTTDLLNAMSLSEPPVFPKNF encoded by the exons ATGATTATGGATGCTCTAGATTCATTATCTCACCTGGCACAAGTTGACCAGCTAGCTCTACTAGAAGCTGTACAGAACTGCTCTTCTAATCAACAGCTTGCTGATCAGGATTTACTCTGCATACCCGATGAGGATATCCTTACTACACCAGAATCTTTGGATACATCTATTAATGCTCTGGATCATATGGCGTCAAACTATATCTATAATCAGGAGTCTATTATGATACCAAATCATGACTGCAGGGAGCAAAAACAGTTTG GATGTGATGTATACATCAAACCAGAGCCTAAAGCTGACTACTGCCAAGACTACTATGGAGAAAAACGATTAGTTTTGCCAACTACTTCATCGTGTGAAAACATGCAGATTAGTGCATCTATGTCGCTAAGCACATTCAGTCAGGCAGACCCCATGACTGTTAGTGATAGCCTCTCATCTACCAGCTACTTACAGCAGCATCATCAACAACCTTCAATTCAATTCAAGCCAATTCAATCTCACCAATTTTCGCCTCAATTTTCGTCAAGCAAACCCCAAACACCAGAGTATAATCAAGCAAACCTAACGCAAACCTCAGTTTACCATAACCAAATGAAACAAGCTCGATCGAACTATACTCAGTACTCGCCAGTTTCATCCCACGGATCATGTTCTCCTGAGAGAGAAACATGTGCTGTACCAGACTTCAGTAGGCAAACCTCAGCACCAGCGCAATTACCTTTCCCACTAGAACAATATCCCCTTAAGCCTGACACGACCTATGCTGATCAGTCACTTTCACACACACTGCCAAACAACCGATGTTCGATGAGTGATCCGGACCTATTCAATAGCCGAACGAATTTGGACAGCAATTATTGTTCTCAAACAGACCGATGGAGCACTGGAAATACTTCAAACTTTACTGTGACTAGAAATCAAGACATGTATGCATCAGCGAATGTCAAACAAGAGCCAATGGATGCATATGGGTACAGTGGTAGAGCGTGTGGCTCAGATAGGCATGTAGGAGCAAGGAGCATGCATATGAAAGGAAGTAATGCCATACAAGCTATCCATCAAGCCTACCAGCAAGGAAACCTGCGTATCCTACCAATTAAGCAGAGAAAGTATCCCAACAGACCGAGCAAAACCCCACCTCATGAGAGACCATATGCATGTCCAGTTGAATCATGCGATCGTCGATTCTCAAGATCTGATGAACTAACACGCCACATACGAATACATACAGGGCAGAAGCCATTTCAATGCAGAATTTGTCTTAGAGCTTTCAGCCGAAGTGATCACTTAACCACACACATTCGAACTCACACTGGAGAAAAGCCTTTCACGTGTGATGTGTGTGGCAGAAAATTTGCCAGGAGTGATGAAAAAAAGCGACATAGCAAAGTACActtaaaacagaaaacaaaaaaagagaAAGTGGAAACACAGGTAAAACTTACAGAAACTGTTTCAGTTGCGGTTACTCCATCCAGTCAATCGTCTCCTCATGAACCCTTGAGTTCGTCCTCAACAACAGACTTGCTAAATGCTATGTCATTATCTGAACCTCCTGTATTCCCCAAAAACTTTTAA
- the LOC137385948 gene encoding 2-aminoethanethiol dioxygenase-like: MANSSKISKVLRFVQQLVKTDNPLISRPEFEQHISQITHLISSVQKEDVNFHASSISKRAPVTFINIYDDELTLSASIFALQDGSFLPTHDHPHMYGFIKCIYGTLKITSYSPVNQSSVSSQSIPTSASKEPDVYLTDTSQDVAVLMPDKGNVHSIAAIDGPGAFIDFLIPPYAFRDNCCHYFSVDGNDSSKGLYTLHEVDCPSSYWCATVPYTGPQL, translated from the exons ATGGCGAATAGCTCTAAAATAAGTAAAGTGTTACGCTTTGTTCAACAATTAGTAAAGACGGACAATCCGTTAATATCGCGACCTGAGTTTGAGCAACATATTTCGCAGATCACTCATCTAATTTCTAGTGTCCAGAAAGAAGATGTTAACTTTCACGCCAGCTCTATCTCAAAAA GGGCACCTGTCACCTTCATCAATATATATGACGATGAGCTGACTCTCTCAGCATCCATATTTGCTCTGCAAGATGGAAGCTTTCTGCCTACTCATGACCATCCTCACATGTAcggttttattaaatgtatcTATGGAACACTCAAGATCACAAGCTATTCTCCTGTCAATCAAAGCAGCGTTTCGAGTCAGTCTATACCTACAAGTGCGTCTAAAGAGCCTGATGTATACTTAACTGACACGAGTCAAGATGTTGCGGTACTCATGCCTGACAAAGGCAATGTTCACTCAATCGCTGCAATTGATGGTCCAGGTGCTTTCATTGACTTTCTAATTCCCCCATACGCTTTCAGAGATAACTGTTGTCACTATTTTAGTGTTGATGGTAATGATTCATCTAAAGGGCTTTACACTTTACACGAAGTGGACTGCCCATCATCATATTGGTGCGCAACTGTTCCTTATACAGGGCCTCAATTATAG